In one Pangasianodon hypophthalmus isolate fPanHyp1 chromosome 22, fPanHyp1.pri, whole genome shotgun sequence genomic region, the following are encoded:
- the LOC128317188 gene encoding uncharacterized protein LOC128317188 codes for MKMLHLATILLTLSSVLSQSSDWGVKYPDKPICAVRGFSVSIPCSYSYPTSNSNIQVTQKLWCSMNTNTGRCLDPPYVYSSSSNTKSDFEYAGDDKSNCTLLIHNVQFSYSGEYKFRFITDQPSDRYTGDPGVILQVADIKVSLIRLSGNGTLKQGDSLNLMCDVKCTHSSSQFVWSKNNERLPASGPVLHFPALTVRDSGNYTCTWKTNEASGSETISLQVEGVLNHRDWGVKYPDKPICAVRGFSVSIPCSYYYPQQNYQVIEKLWCSMNSNRDQCPGPPYNSSSNTKSDFEYAGDDKSNCTLLIHNLQSSDSGEYRFRFVTNVIDGKWTGEPGVILQVADLKVSLIRLSGNGILKQGDSLNLTCDVNCTHSSSQFVWSKNNEQLNTPGPVLHFPALTVRDSGNYTCTWKTNETSGSETISLQVEGENPENPYHWPIWIIVLVTAGLIFIIVAILAVIYNRR; via the exons ATGAAGATGCTGCACTTGGCTACGATTCTGCTCACGCTGTCCA GTGTTCTCTCTCAGAGCAGTGATTGGGGTGTGAAATATCCCGATAAGCCGATCTGTGCTGTGAGAGGATTCAGTGTCTCCATTCCCTGTAGTTATTCTTATCCAACATCAAATTCCAATATTCAGGTGACGCAAAAGCTTTGGTGCtcaatgaacacaaacacaggaaggTGTTTGGACCCACCGTATGTTTATAGCAGCTCATCAAACACCAAGTCAGACTTTGAGTACGCTGGAGACGACAAATCAAACTGCACTTTGTTAATCCACAACGTACAGTTCAGTTATTCTGGAGAGtacaaattcagatttataacTGATCAGCCTAGTGACAGATACACAGGTGATCCTGGAGTGATTCTACAAGTTGCAG ATATAAAGGTGTCACTAATCAGGCTCAGTGGAAACGGAACCCTTAAACAAGGAGACTCGTTAAatctgatgtgtgatgtgaagtgcacacacagttccTCACAGTTTGTGTGGTCTAAGAACAACGAGCGCTTACCTGCATCAGGACCCGTTCTTCACTTTCCTGCTCTAACCGTGAGGGATTCTGGGAATTACACCTGCACTTGGAAAACCAATGAGGCGTCAGGATCTGAAACGATCAGTCTTCAGGTTGAGG GTGTTCTCAATCACAGAGACTGGGGTGTGAAATATCCTGATAAGCCGATCTGTGCTGTCAGAGGATTCAGTGTCTCCATTCCATGTAGTTATTATTATCCACAGCAAAATTATCAGGTGATAGAAAAGCTTTGGTGCTCAATGAACTCAAACAGAGATCAGTGTCCTGGCCCACCGTATAACAGCTCATCAAACACCAAGTCAGACTTTGAGTACGCTGGAGACGACAAATCAAACTGCACTTTGTTAATCCACAATCTACAGTCCAGTGATTCTGGAGAGTACAGATTCAGATTTGTAACTAATGTGATCGATGGCAAATGGACCGGTGAACCTGGAGTGATTCTACAAGTTGCAG atttaaaggtGTCACTAATCAGGCTCAGTGGAAACGGAATCCTTAAACAAGGAGACTCGTTAAATCTGACATGTGATGTGAACTGCACACACAGTTCCTCACAGTTTGTGTGGTCTAAGAACAACGAGCAGTTAAACACACCAGGACCCGTTCTTCACTTTCCTGCTCTAACTGTGAGGGATTCTGGGAATTATACCTGCACTTGGAAAACCAATGAGACGTCAGGATCTGAAACGATCAGCCTTCAGGTCGAGG GTGAAAATCCTGAAAATCCTTATCACTGGCCAATCTGGATCATTGTTT
- the LOC128317045 gene encoding sialic acid-binding Ig-like lectin 8: protein MKMLLLATILLTLSGVLTQSTDWGVKYPDKPICAVRGFSVSIPCSYYYPQQNYQVIEKLWCSMNSKKDQCYGPPYVYNSSSNTNSDFEYAGDDKSNCTLLIHNLEFNNSGTYRFRFITNVTEGKWTGVPGVILQVADLKVSLIRLSGNGTLKQGDSLNLTCDVNCTHSSSQFVWSKNNEQLNTSGPVLHFPALTVRDSGNYTCTWETNEASGSETISLQVEGENPENPDHWPIWIIVVLTAGLIFIIVAILAVIYNRRFLCERRSVHTEQQKEDDSDIYANVQQKEDNSDIYANVQQKEDDSDIYANV from the exons ATGAAGATGCTCCTCTTGGCTACGATTCTGCTCACGCTGTCCG GCGTTCTCACTCAGAGCACAGATTGGGGCGTGAAATATCCTGATAAGCCGATCTGTGCTGTGAGAGGATTCAGTGTCTCCATTCCCTGTAGTTATTATTATCCACAGCAAAATTATCAGGTGATAGAAAAGCTTTGGTGCTCAATGAACTCAAAGAAAGATCAGTGTTATGGCCCACCGTATGTTTATAACagctcatcaaacaccaactcaGACTTTGAGTACGCTGGAGACGACAAATCAAACTGCACTTTGTTAATCCACAATCTAGAGTTTAACAATTCTGGAACGTACAGATTCAGATTTATAACTAATGTGACCGAAGGCAAATGGACCGGTGTACCTGGAGTGATTCTACAAGTTGCAG atttaaaggtGTCACTAATCAGGCTCAGTGGAAACGGAACCCTTAAACAAGGAGACTCGTTAAATCTGACGTGTGATGTGAACTGCACACACAGTTCCTCACAGTTTGTGTGGTCTAAGAACAACGAGCAGTTAAACACATCAGGACCTGTTCTTCACTTTCCTGCTCTAACCGTGAGGGATTCTGGGAATTACACCTGCACTTGGGAAACCAATGAGGCGTCAGGATCTGAAACGATCAGCCTTCAGGTCGAGG GTGAAAATCCTGAAAATCCTGATCATTGGCCAATCTGGATCATTGTTGTGTTGACAGCTGGACTGATTTTCATCATCGTAGCTATCCTAGCTGTGATTTACAACAGGAG GTTTCTGTGTGAGCGCAGGAGTGTCCACACTGAGCAGCAGAAGGAGGACGATTCTGATATCTATGCTAATGTCCAGCAGAAGGAGGACAATTCTGATATCTATGCTAATGTCCAGCAGAAGGAGGACGATTCTGATATCTATGCTAATGTGTAA